One window of Cucurbita pepo subsp. pepo cultivar mu-cu-16 chromosome LG19, ASM280686v2, whole genome shotgun sequence genomic DNA carries:
- the LOC111782140 gene encoding uncharacterized protein LOC111782140 isoform X1, translating into MEMEMEMIRHKRYKVASNADRSSGERFSPVNRGLRAGSRKSEKQRNLPTLGSDSGSSSSGVTEDDPFTLELGRRSFKDTFGAPVKKLLADEMSKETEMKKRSPGIIAKLMGLDGMPRSAYSQQKCSSEGYAQRCISKEKVGRRGIYFDGQMTRRSSKDQQEFKDVFEVLETSKTDQSRNPDQGTPKIELTESEMAFIRQKFLDAKRLSTDEKSHDSREFHDALDALESNRDLLLKFLHQPGSLFARHMHDLQDADSYSCRGCLTAMESLHNKKGDYPVLRGNSERGTPHKNSSKSHYTQRGGHSSHSDSSFSGHSSKSSKILEKKYELEHLPTRIVVLKPNIGKVQNARNIMYHSHSFQECSDLGEFKTVERTNKEFRGKKNSLDKKVASRHNDKESREILHGRTRQMRKGVCTPPVNLTCSSFQGYAGDESSCSLSGNESAEEPAMRSAASKSFVNLNMGYSQSSSRHKESSISREAKKRLTARWRSSRNSENKGAICRSSTLADMLASTDKEVTLTQHSDARLTEGFTDKFSNDEQSDREVEPLGISSNDGWKDDCSQLSRSKSLPSSSTGFGSPKTVHRSKGTNKHLISKESKQENNEAVKRIFYQREWPPCHKSPPSKITSECQLPSFMESDDMLLQTQVNPYCMNNHSLDNGSYEMTVTEFGASCSNVDDRSPISQSIENVGDVYTTMFPETPVLELESSEYMSTVGNSCVDDQDNIIQEEGPSVESPVPSHKSVAALESPSSKEADQPSPVSVLEPAFGDYLSSSSECFENVSADLQGLRMQLQLLKLESEPFTEGHMLISSDEDATELSSGLPDDEKGPCKTKDNWEFSYLLDILTDSGLNVANPGALLATIYSSSDCPINPKIFEQLEIKQSCPSSTTRSERRLLFDRINSGILEIGREFNDPHPWVRPSKTQIATKWGMKNELQNRLCKFLDIQIVRFDVVEESDWENLGDEIDVIGKEIERMMINEVLAEVVKDVI; encoded by the exons atggagatggagatggagatgatTCGCCATAAGCGGTACAAGGTTGCCAGTAATGCTGATCGGAGCTCCGGTGAGAGGTTTTCTCCTGTTAACCGTGGTTTACGAGcag GGAGTAGAAAGAGTGAGAAACAGAGAAACTTACCGACATTGGGCTCTGATTCCGGTTCGAGCAGTAGTGGTGTTACTGAAGATGATCCG TTCACACTCGAGCTGGGGCGGAGATCTTTTAAAGATACGTTTGGAGCTCCAGTGAAGAAATTATTAGCAGATGAAATGTCCAAAGAAActgaaatgaaaaagaggTCGCCAGGCATTATCGCCAAACTGATGGGTCTTGATGGCATGCCGAGGTCTGCTTACAGTCAACAAAAATGTTCATCAGAGGGCTATGCACAGAGGTGTATATCAAAGGAGAAGGTGGGTAGGAGGGGCATTTATTTTGATGGTCAAATGACCAGGAGAAGCTCAAAGGATCAACAAGAATTTAAGGATGTTTTTGAGGTCTTGGAAACTTCAAAGACAGACCAGAGTAGAAACCCAGATCAAGGAACCCCAAAAATTGAGTTGACTGAATCAGAAATGGCATTCATTCGGCAGAAGTTCTTGGATGCTAAGCGCTTATCAACTGATGAGAAGTCACATGACTCGAGGGAATTTCATGATGCACTTGATGCGTTAGAGTCAAACCGAGATCTTCTACTGAAATTTCTACATCAACCAGGCTCACTGTTTGCTAGGCATATGCATGATCTGCAAGATGCCGACTCCTATTCTTGTCGTGGTTGCTTAACTGCTATGGAGTCATTGCACAATAAGAAGGGTGACTATCCTGTGCTTCGAGGCAACTCAGAGAGGGGAACTCCGCATAAGAATAGTAGTAAATCACATTACACTCAGCGGGGCGGTCATTCCAGCCACTCGGACAGTTCTTTCTCCGGTCATTCTTCAAAGTCTtcaaaaattttggaaaagaaatATGAACTAGAACATCTCCCTACGAGAATTGTTGTTCTCAAACCAAACATAGGCAAAGTGCAGAATGCTAGAAATATTATGTACCATTCTCATTCTTTTCAAGAATGTTCAGATCTTGGGGAGTTTAAAACTGTTGAAAGAACAAACAAGGAATTTAGGGGAAAGAAAAACTCTCTAGACAAGAAAGTTGCATCTAGGCACAATGACAAAGAGTCCAGAGAAATTCTTCATGGGAGAACCCGGCAGATGAGAAAAGGAGTTTGTACGCCCCCAGTGAATTTAACATGCTCCAGTTTTCAAGGATATGCTGGGGACGAGAGTTCTTGTAGCTTGTCTGGAAATGAATCTGCAGAAGAACCAGCGATGAGGTCTGCTGCTTCAAAAAGTTTTGTAAACTTGAATATGGGATATTCACAATCATCTTCTCGTCATAAAGAATCTTCTATCAGTAGGGAGGCAAAGAAAAGACTCACTGCTAGGTGGAGATCCTCTCGAAACTCTGAGAATAAGGGAGCTATTTGTAGAAGCAGCACCCTGGCTGACATGCTAGCTTCCACTGATAAGGAAGTTACACTTACACAACATTCGGATGCACGACTTACAGAGGGATTCACAGATAAATTCTCTAATGATGAGCAATCTGATAGGGAGGTTGAACCTTTGGGCATAAGCAGCAATGATGGCTGGAAGGATGACTGTAGCCAATTAAGCAGGTCGAAATCTCTTCCATCTTCATCAACTGGATTTGGAAGCCCCAAAACAGTCCACCGATCTAAGGGCACCAACAAGCATCTAATCTCAAAAGAGAGTAAACAGGAAAATAATGAGGCtgtaaaaagaattttttatcaGAGGGAATGGCCACCATGTCATAAATCACCACCCAGCAAGATAACATCAGAGTGTCAGCTGCCTTCATTCATGGAAAGTGATGACATGTTACTGCAAACTCAAGTAAACCCATATTGCATGAACAATCACTCTCTCGACAATGGTTCATATGAAATGACTGTCACGGAGTTTGGGGCCTCCTGTTCCAATGTCGATGATAGAAGTCCAATATCTCAAAGTATTGAGAATGTTGGAGATGTCTACACAACGATGTTCCCTGAAACACCTGTGTTGGAATTGGAGTCATCGGAGTACATGTCAACAGTTGGAAATTCTTGTGTTGACGACCAAGACAATATAATACAAGAG GAAGGGCCATCAGTAGAAAGTCCAGTGCCTTCACACAAATCTGTAGCTGCGCTTGAATCTCCAAGTTCAAAGGAGGCTGATCAACCGAGTCCAGTTTCAGTTCTGGAACCTGCTTTTGGAGATTATCTCTCATCATCTTCTGAATGTTTCGAGAACGTCAGCGCCGACCTCCAAg GCCTTCGAATGCAGCTTCAGCTACTCAAATTGGAATCCGAACCATTCACCGAGGGACACATGCTCATATCCAGTGACGAAGATGCAACAGAACTATCTTCTGGGCTACCGGATGATGAGAAGGGTCCGTGCAAAACAAAAGATAACTgggagttctcttatttactCGACATCTTGACCGATTCTGGCCTCAATGTTGCCAACCCAGGTGCGTTATTAGCTACTATATACTCCTCATCCGATTGCCCTATCAATCCAAAGATTTTCGAGCAGCTTGAGATAAAACAGAGCTGTCCTTCCTCCACGACACGGTCGGAGAGGAGGCTGCTGTTCGACCGCATAAACTCAGGAATCTTGGAGATTGGGCGAGAGTTCAATGACCCCCACCCATGGGTGAGGCCTTCAAAAACTCAGATTGCAACGAAGTGGGGGATGAAAAATGAGCTCCAAAACAGACTCTGTAAGTTTCTTGACATCCAAATAGTTAGATTTGATGTAGTAGAGGAGTCAGATTGGGAGAATTTAGGCGATGAAATTGATGTGATAGGTAAGGAAATTGAAAGGATGATGATAAATGAGGTTTTAGCTGAAGTAGTGAAGGATGTGATATag
- the LOC111781196 gene encoding exocyst complex component EXO70H1-like isoform X1, protein MTRHGKKLFGLCSKMLSPLVSPICSNSSSSSEDASVIPCQRFSESMIDRSLQSAAEIITKWSIESLAYAEVASMFNQSKEEGLRFIRCVNELQKVMYLLASEKLEYSQSLMQIAMKRLQVEFYRILSVKREPLDVESSLDRVLVADLRAIAECMISSGYTKECAEIYGNVRKSVVDEAIYRLGIVKISSQIRKMDSEAVDFRIKKWLESVNAAITTIFNAERELCDFVFAISESVSESCFTKACKDGAMLLFAFPEVILKSKKSQKNVFYLLDMFTAIIENWQRIESIFSFESTEVIRSQAIASLSVLTGSISTMLSDYESFVQNDSSNSLSVDGGIHTLALQSMDCLSHLAEYREILNIIFSWWPPPWKSSLPADSCSNTPDSDGSPVSLVSSYMERIIFILLCKLDSKARQCDDISLSYLFLANNIRFIVWQVQSSKLHHLLGDEWIAKHKAKGKQYIDNYERLAWGKVISTLPENPMAALTTAEVAEVYDNFSSSFKEAYQKQRSSIIPDPKLRFEILAIAKSWLPMYREFYHAHRFPVGQETEPNSLPNKHNPDG, encoded by the exons ATGACGAGACATGGAAAGAAGCTTTTCGGGCTTTGTTCCAAGATGCTCTCGCCTTTGGTCTCTCCTATTTGCTCTAATTCTTCGTCTTCATCCGAAGACGCCTCCGTGATTCCTTGTCAAAGATTTTCGGAATCGATGATTGATCGAAGTTTGCAGTCCGCTGCAGAAATTATCACGAAATGGAGCATCGAGTCGTTAGCTTATGCTGAAGTGGCGTCGATGTTTAACCAAAGCAAGGAGGAAGGTTTGCGATTCATTCGATGTGTGAACGAACTTCAGAAGGTTATGTATCTCTTGGCCTCTGAGAAACTTGAATATTCTCAAAGTTTGATGCAGATTGCTATGAAGCGACTTCAGGTTGAATTTTATCGGATTCTTTCCGTGAAACGCGAACCGTTGGATGTAGAATCGAGTTTAGATCGAGTTCTTGTGGCGGATCTGAGAGCTATAGCTGAGTGTATGATTTCGTCTGGTTATACTAAAGAATGTGCTGAAATATACGGAAATGTTCGCAAATCTGTTGTGGATGAAGCGATATATCGTCTAGGTATTGTTAAAATTTCGTCGCAAATCCGTAAAATGGATTCGGAGGCAGTCGATTTCAGAATCAAGAAGTGGTTAGAATCTGTGAATGCTGCTATTACAACGATTTTCAATGCGGAACGAGAATTGTGCGATTTCGTATTCGCAATTTCTGAATCCGTTAGCGAATCTTGTTTCACTAAAGCGTGCAAAGATGGTGCTATGCTTCTATTTGCATTTCCGGAAGTCATCTTGAAGAGCAAGAAATCGCAAAAGAATGTGTTCTACTTACTCGATATGTTCACTGCTATAATCGAGAACTGGCAGAGGATCGAATCGATCTTTTCGTTTGAATCTACTGAAGTAATTCGATCACAAGCCATCGCCTCGCTCAGCGTTCTTACTGGATCAATTTCCACAATGCTCTCAGATTACGAATCGTTCGTACAAAATGACTCCTCGAATTCGCTTTCTGTCGACGGAGGAATACACACCTTAGCTCTCCAATCGATGGACTGCCTCTCTCACCTAGCCGAGTACCGAGAGATTCTCAACATAATTTTCTCTTGGTGGCCGCCGCCGTGGAAATCGTCTCTTCCAGCCGATTCTTGTTCCAATACTCCAGATTCCGACGGTTCTCCAGTTTCATTAGTCTCTTCATACATGGAGCGGATAATCTTCATCCTCCTCTGTAAGCTCGACAGCAAAGCAAGGCAGTGCGACGACATTTCGCTCTCATACCTCTTCTTAGCCAACAATATCCGATTCATCGTTTGGCAAGTCCAAAGCTCCAAGCTCCATCATCTTCTCGGAGACGAATGGATCGCGAAGCACAAAGCGAAAGGAAAACAGTACATCGACAACTACGAGCGCTTGGCATGGGGAAAGGTAATCTCGACGCTGCCGGAAAATCCGATGGCCGCTCTAACAACGGCGGAAGTGGCGGAGGTTTACGATAATTTCAGTTCCAGTTTCAAAGAAGCATACCAGAAACAGAGATCAAGCATCATACCGGACCCGAAGCTTCGATTCGAAATCTTGGCGATAGCGAAAAGCTGGTTGCCGATGTACCGAGAATTCTACCATGCGCACAGATTTCCGGTGGGGCAGGAG ACTGAACCAAATTCATTGCCCAACAAACATAATCCAGACGGCTGA
- the LOC111781196 gene encoding exocyst complex component EXO70H1-like isoform X2 → MTRHGKKLFGLCSKMLSPLVSPICSNSSSSSEDASVIPCQRFSESMIDRSLQSAAEIITKWSIESLAYAEVASMFNQSKEEGLRFIRCVNELQKVMYLLASEKLEYSQSLMQIAMKRLQVEFYRILSVKREPLDVESSLDRVLVADLRAIAECMISSGYTKECAEIYGNVRKSVVDEAIYRLGIVKISSQIRKMDSEAVDFRIKKWLESVNAAITTIFNAERELCDFVFAISESVSESCFTKACKDGAMLLFAFPEVILKSKKSQKNVFYLLDMFTAIIENWQRIESIFSFESTEVIRSQAIASLSVLTGSISTMLSDYESFVQNDSSNSLSVDGGIHTLALQSMDCLSHLAEYREILNIIFSWWPPPWKSSLPADSCSNTPDSDGSPVSLVSSYMERIIFILLCKLDSKARQCDDISLSYLFLANNIRFIVWQVQSSKLHHLLGDEWIAKHKAKGKQYIDNYERLAWGKVISTLPENPMAALTTAEVAEVYDNFSSSFKEAYQKQRSSIIPDPKLRFEILAIAKSWLPMYREFYHAHRFPTEPNSLPNKHNPDG, encoded by the exons ATGACGAGACATGGAAAGAAGCTTTTCGGGCTTTGTTCCAAGATGCTCTCGCCTTTGGTCTCTCCTATTTGCTCTAATTCTTCGTCTTCATCCGAAGACGCCTCCGTGATTCCTTGTCAAAGATTTTCGGAATCGATGATTGATCGAAGTTTGCAGTCCGCTGCAGAAATTATCACGAAATGGAGCATCGAGTCGTTAGCTTATGCTGAAGTGGCGTCGATGTTTAACCAAAGCAAGGAGGAAGGTTTGCGATTCATTCGATGTGTGAACGAACTTCAGAAGGTTATGTATCTCTTGGCCTCTGAGAAACTTGAATATTCTCAAAGTTTGATGCAGATTGCTATGAAGCGACTTCAGGTTGAATTTTATCGGATTCTTTCCGTGAAACGCGAACCGTTGGATGTAGAATCGAGTTTAGATCGAGTTCTTGTGGCGGATCTGAGAGCTATAGCTGAGTGTATGATTTCGTCTGGTTATACTAAAGAATGTGCTGAAATATACGGAAATGTTCGCAAATCTGTTGTGGATGAAGCGATATATCGTCTAGGTATTGTTAAAATTTCGTCGCAAATCCGTAAAATGGATTCGGAGGCAGTCGATTTCAGAATCAAGAAGTGGTTAGAATCTGTGAATGCTGCTATTACAACGATTTTCAATGCGGAACGAGAATTGTGCGATTTCGTATTCGCAATTTCTGAATCCGTTAGCGAATCTTGTTTCACTAAAGCGTGCAAAGATGGTGCTATGCTTCTATTTGCATTTCCGGAAGTCATCTTGAAGAGCAAGAAATCGCAAAAGAATGTGTTCTACTTACTCGATATGTTCACTGCTATAATCGAGAACTGGCAGAGGATCGAATCGATCTTTTCGTTTGAATCTACTGAAGTAATTCGATCACAAGCCATCGCCTCGCTCAGCGTTCTTACTGGATCAATTTCCACAATGCTCTCAGATTACGAATCGTTCGTACAAAATGACTCCTCGAATTCGCTTTCTGTCGACGGAGGAATACACACCTTAGCTCTCCAATCGATGGACTGCCTCTCTCACCTAGCCGAGTACCGAGAGATTCTCAACATAATTTTCTCTTGGTGGCCGCCGCCGTGGAAATCGTCTCTTCCAGCCGATTCTTGTTCCAATACTCCAGATTCCGACGGTTCTCCAGTTTCATTAGTCTCTTCATACATGGAGCGGATAATCTTCATCCTCCTCTGTAAGCTCGACAGCAAAGCAAGGCAGTGCGACGACATTTCGCTCTCATACCTCTTCTTAGCCAACAATATCCGATTCATCGTTTGGCAAGTCCAAAGCTCCAAGCTCCATCATCTTCTCGGAGACGAATGGATCGCGAAGCACAAAGCGAAAGGAAAACAGTACATCGACAACTACGAGCGCTTGGCATGGGGAAAGGTAATCTCGACGCTGCCGGAAAATCCGATGGCCGCTCTAACAACGGCGGAAGTGGCGGAGGTTTACGATAATTTCAGTTCCAGTTTCAAAGAAGCATACCAGAAACAGAGATCAAGCATCATACCGGACCCGAAGCTTCGATTCGAAATCTTGGCGATAGCGAAAAGCTGGTTGCCGATGTACCGAGAATTCTACCATGCGCACAGATTTCCG ACTGAACCAAATTCATTGCCCAACAAACATAATCCAGACGGCTGA
- the LOC111782140 gene encoding uncharacterized protein LOC111782140 isoform X2 — protein sequence MEMEMEMIRHKRYKVASNADRSSGSRKSEKQRNLPTLGSDSGSSSSGVTEDDPFTLELGRRSFKDTFGAPVKKLLADEMSKETEMKKRSPGIIAKLMGLDGMPRSAYSQQKCSSEGYAQRCISKEKVGRRGIYFDGQMTRRSSKDQQEFKDVFEVLETSKTDQSRNPDQGTPKIELTESEMAFIRQKFLDAKRLSTDEKSHDSREFHDALDALESNRDLLLKFLHQPGSLFARHMHDLQDADSYSCRGCLTAMESLHNKKGDYPVLRGNSERGTPHKNSSKSHYTQRGGHSSHSDSSFSGHSSKSSKILEKKYELEHLPTRIVVLKPNIGKVQNARNIMYHSHSFQECSDLGEFKTVERTNKEFRGKKNSLDKKVASRHNDKESREILHGRTRQMRKGVCTPPVNLTCSSFQGYAGDESSCSLSGNESAEEPAMRSAASKSFVNLNMGYSQSSSRHKESSISREAKKRLTARWRSSRNSENKGAICRSSTLADMLASTDKEVTLTQHSDARLTEGFTDKFSNDEQSDREVEPLGISSNDGWKDDCSQLSRSKSLPSSSTGFGSPKTVHRSKGTNKHLISKESKQENNEAVKRIFYQREWPPCHKSPPSKITSECQLPSFMESDDMLLQTQVNPYCMNNHSLDNGSYEMTVTEFGASCSNVDDRSPISQSIENVGDVYTTMFPETPVLELESSEYMSTVGNSCVDDQDNIIQEEGPSVESPVPSHKSVAALESPSSKEADQPSPVSVLEPAFGDYLSSSSECFENVSADLQGLRMQLQLLKLESEPFTEGHMLISSDEDATELSSGLPDDEKGPCKTKDNWEFSYLLDILTDSGLNVANPGALLATIYSSSDCPINPKIFEQLEIKQSCPSSTTRSERRLLFDRINSGILEIGREFNDPHPWVRPSKTQIATKWGMKNELQNRLCKFLDIQIVRFDVVEESDWENLGDEIDVIGKEIERMMINEVLAEVVKDVI from the exons atggagatggagatggagatgatTCGCCATAAGCGGTACAAGGTTGCCAGTAATGCTGATCGGAGCTCCG GGAGTAGAAAGAGTGAGAAACAGAGAAACTTACCGACATTGGGCTCTGATTCCGGTTCGAGCAGTAGTGGTGTTACTGAAGATGATCCG TTCACACTCGAGCTGGGGCGGAGATCTTTTAAAGATACGTTTGGAGCTCCAGTGAAGAAATTATTAGCAGATGAAATGTCCAAAGAAActgaaatgaaaaagaggTCGCCAGGCATTATCGCCAAACTGATGGGTCTTGATGGCATGCCGAGGTCTGCTTACAGTCAACAAAAATGTTCATCAGAGGGCTATGCACAGAGGTGTATATCAAAGGAGAAGGTGGGTAGGAGGGGCATTTATTTTGATGGTCAAATGACCAGGAGAAGCTCAAAGGATCAACAAGAATTTAAGGATGTTTTTGAGGTCTTGGAAACTTCAAAGACAGACCAGAGTAGAAACCCAGATCAAGGAACCCCAAAAATTGAGTTGACTGAATCAGAAATGGCATTCATTCGGCAGAAGTTCTTGGATGCTAAGCGCTTATCAACTGATGAGAAGTCACATGACTCGAGGGAATTTCATGATGCACTTGATGCGTTAGAGTCAAACCGAGATCTTCTACTGAAATTTCTACATCAACCAGGCTCACTGTTTGCTAGGCATATGCATGATCTGCAAGATGCCGACTCCTATTCTTGTCGTGGTTGCTTAACTGCTATGGAGTCATTGCACAATAAGAAGGGTGACTATCCTGTGCTTCGAGGCAACTCAGAGAGGGGAACTCCGCATAAGAATAGTAGTAAATCACATTACACTCAGCGGGGCGGTCATTCCAGCCACTCGGACAGTTCTTTCTCCGGTCATTCTTCAAAGTCTtcaaaaattttggaaaagaaatATGAACTAGAACATCTCCCTACGAGAATTGTTGTTCTCAAACCAAACATAGGCAAAGTGCAGAATGCTAGAAATATTATGTACCATTCTCATTCTTTTCAAGAATGTTCAGATCTTGGGGAGTTTAAAACTGTTGAAAGAACAAACAAGGAATTTAGGGGAAAGAAAAACTCTCTAGACAAGAAAGTTGCATCTAGGCACAATGACAAAGAGTCCAGAGAAATTCTTCATGGGAGAACCCGGCAGATGAGAAAAGGAGTTTGTACGCCCCCAGTGAATTTAACATGCTCCAGTTTTCAAGGATATGCTGGGGACGAGAGTTCTTGTAGCTTGTCTGGAAATGAATCTGCAGAAGAACCAGCGATGAGGTCTGCTGCTTCAAAAAGTTTTGTAAACTTGAATATGGGATATTCACAATCATCTTCTCGTCATAAAGAATCTTCTATCAGTAGGGAGGCAAAGAAAAGACTCACTGCTAGGTGGAGATCCTCTCGAAACTCTGAGAATAAGGGAGCTATTTGTAGAAGCAGCACCCTGGCTGACATGCTAGCTTCCACTGATAAGGAAGTTACACTTACACAACATTCGGATGCACGACTTACAGAGGGATTCACAGATAAATTCTCTAATGATGAGCAATCTGATAGGGAGGTTGAACCTTTGGGCATAAGCAGCAATGATGGCTGGAAGGATGACTGTAGCCAATTAAGCAGGTCGAAATCTCTTCCATCTTCATCAACTGGATTTGGAAGCCCCAAAACAGTCCACCGATCTAAGGGCACCAACAAGCATCTAATCTCAAAAGAGAGTAAACAGGAAAATAATGAGGCtgtaaaaagaattttttatcaGAGGGAATGGCCACCATGTCATAAATCACCACCCAGCAAGATAACATCAGAGTGTCAGCTGCCTTCATTCATGGAAAGTGATGACATGTTACTGCAAACTCAAGTAAACCCATATTGCATGAACAATCACTCTCTCGACAATGGTTCATATGAAATGACTGTCACGGAGTTTGGGGCCTCCTGTTCCAATGTCGATGATAGAAGTCCAATATCTCAAAGTATTGAGAATGTTGGAGATGTCTACACAACGATGTTCCCTGAAACACCTGTGTTGGAATTGGAGTCATCGGAGTACATGTCAACAGTTGGAAATTCTTGTGTTGACGACCAAGACAATATAATACAAGAG GAAGGGCCATCAGTAGAAAGTCCAGTGCCTTCACACAAATCTGTAGCTGCGCTTGAATCTCCAAGTTCAAAGGAGGCTGATCAACCGAGTCCAGTTTCAGTTCTGGAACCTGCTTTTGGAGATTATCTCTCATCATCTTCTGAATGTTTCGAGAACGTCAGCGCCGACCTCCAAg GCCTTCGAATGCAGCTTCAGCTACTCAAATTGGAATCCGAACCATTCACCGAGGGACACATGCTCATATCCAGTGACGAAGATGCAACAGAACTATCTTCTGGGCTACCGGATGATGAGAAGGGTCCGTGCAAAACAAAAGATAACTgggagttctcttatttactCGACATCTTGACCGATTCTGGCCTCAATGTTGCCAACCCAGGTGCGTTATTAGCTACTATATACTCCTCATCCGATTGCCCTATCAATCCAAAGATTTTCGAGCAGCTTGAGATAAAACAGAGCTGTCCTTCCTCCACGACACGGTCGGAGAGGAGGCTGCTGTTCGACCGCATAAACTCAGGAATCTTGGAGATTGGGCGAGAGTTCAATGACCCCCACCCATGGGTGAGGCCTTCAAAAACTCAGATTGCAACGAAGTGGGGGATGAAAAATGAGCTCCAAAACAGACTCTGTAAGTTTCTTGACATCCAAATAGTTAGATTTGATGTAGTAGAGGAGTCAGATTGGGAGAATTTAGGCGATGAAATTGATGTGATAGGTAAGGAAATTGAAAGGATGATGATAAATGAGGTTTTAGCTGAAGTAGTGAAGGATGTGATATag
- the LOC111781987 gene encoding probable pectate lyase 4, protein MGNAHGPRKHFNHGVNSSPSTNAHSPSNKYTPSGSAPPISTSTAKMESLPYALVDSSLRALAGQAEGFGRAAIGGLHGSVYCVTNLEDDGPGSLRFGCRMKEPLWIIFEVSGTIHLSSYLNVSSFKTVDGRGQRIKLTGKGLRLKECEHVIICNLEFEGGRGHDIDGIQIKPNSRHIWIDRCSLQDYDDGLIDITRGSTDITISRCRFSRHDKTMLIGADPSHVGDRCIRVTIHHCFFDGTRQRHPRVRYGKVHLYNNYTRNWGIYAVCASVESQIHSQCNIYEAGQKKVAFKYLTEKATDKEEPSSGCIWSEGDLFVSGTQSGLLAANAGQSMFHPSDHYTAWTVEPPTDALKQILQHCTGCQNIPRPCDLPLVP, encoded by the exons ATGGGAAACGCCCATGGCCCCCGCAAGCATTTCAACCATGGGGTAAATTCCTCTCCATCTACTAACGCTCATTCTCCCTCCAATAAATATACGCCATCTGGATCAGCTCCTCCAATTTCGACCTCGACTGCCAAGATGGAGTCCTTGCCCTATGCCCTCGTTGATTCGAGTCTTCGTGCCCTTGCCGGTCAGGCTGAGGGATTTGGCCGCGCTGCCATTGGTGGTCTTCATGGTTCTGTTTATTGCGTTACTAATTTGGAAG ACGATGGTCCAGGATCACTTAGGTTCGGATGTCGTATGAAAGAGCCCCTTTGGATTATCTTCGAAGTTTCGGGCACAATTCACTTGTCTTCGTATTTGAACGTGTCATCTTTTAAGACTGTAGACGGTCGTGGTCAAAGGATAAAGCTTACAGGAAAGGGATTGAGGCTGAAGGAATGTGAGCATGTGATTATTTGCAATTTGGAGTTTGAAGGTGGTAGAGGTCATGATATTGATGGAATTCAAATTAAACCGAATTCCCGCCACATATGGATAGACCGATGCAGCCTCCAAGACTACGACGACGGGTTGATTGATATCACCCGGGGAAGTACAGATATCACTATTTCTAG GTGTCGCTTCTCACGACACGACAAAACAATGCTAATTGGAGCCGATCCCTCTCACGTTGGCGACCGATGTATCCGTGTAACTATCCACCACTGTTTTTTCGATGGTACACGTCAACGACATCCACGTGTTCGATATGGTAAAGTACATCTTTACAATAATTACACCAGAAACTGGGGGATCTATGCTGTCTGTGCAAGTGTAGAATCACAG ATACACTCTCAGTGCAACATATACGAAGCGGGTCAGAAAAAGGTGGCGTTCAAATATCTAACTGAGAAG GCAACAGACAAGGAAGAGCCGTCAAGTGGGTGCATATGGTCTGAGGGAGATTTATTTGTAAGTGGCACTCAAAGTGGGCTGCTGGCTGCCAACGCCGGACAAAGCATGTTTCATCCTTCAGATCATTACACTGCTTGGACTGTGGAACCTCCCACCGATGCTCTGAAACAGATACTCCAACATTGTACTGGTTGCCAAAACATCCCTAGGCCCTGTGATCTGCCACTGGTACCTTAG